The window CTCTTCATCTTTAACATTTAAAACATATTCACGATTTTGATTATTCAGCACAAACTCCCGCCGATACTTAATGCGCGGGAGGGTGCCGGCAGTACCCGATACCGATTGCAGCTCGCGTAGCTCCACCACATATTTCCCCAATGGCACATAGATGGGTTTGCCAAAGGCAACGTTTTGCACCTTCAAGGGTTTGGGTTGAAAATTCTCGTATTCAAAGGCCCCTTCTAAATAGAGGTTTCCGTTCTTGGGTAGGGCATCTAATTTAATAGCACCCAAGAGAGTGCCAAATTCTACTTTGGCTAATTCATCTTGGGCATTAAATTGAACGGTCTTTTTTTCTTTAACGGTTTCCCCAATTTCTTCTAAAAGATATTCGGCAGTAAATTGTGTAGGAGCTTTAATATTCGCTAAAATACTCACTTGGAAAGGAGTAGTGCCAAGCTCTTTGCCTTCGTAGTAAACTCGCGCGGGCACAGGCTGAGAACTTGCTTCAATAAGCACTGAGACTTTTTTGTCGGTGACAGGGGGTGGTTCTGTTTTCACCACATGCACTTGATTCTTGATTGGCTTGGTTTCTTTGTGGGGTGACGTGAGTAGACGATTAACCTTAGCAACAATGGGGCCACGGTATTGATAAATGGCAACGCCTGCTAAAACAATCACTAAAAAACCTAACAACCAAGCGACCCCACTACCCCGTTTAGGTTGGGTGGCTATTGTACCTACTTCGGCAGGAACGGGTAATTCTGCTTCGCTTCCAGGTTCGGCAACAAATGCAGCTGTGTCACCTGGCACCTCGGGCGATTGGGTTTCAGGTGGGGTTTCTAATTCGGTTTTTTCAGGTTCAACTATTTTAGGATGGGGAGTTTTTTCTTCCTCGACCGCTGGCTCTTCATAAGTATGCTCTACCGGCGATTGCAACAAACGTAAGGTATAAATCCCTGCCTTCACGGTATCTAAATGACTGAGGCTGGTTTCGCTCAAAATCTTTTTTTGATTAACATAGGTACCATTGCGCGAACCAATATCGCGCACCGTGACCATCCCATTTTGAAAACGCAAAATGGCATGCGAACGCGACACGCTATTGTCTTCTAAAAGGATGGCATTAATATTGGCCCTTCCTAAGGTGATGTCACCGGGTTGATTCAAAGAGAACCAAATACCCGGGTTGGGGCCTATGACCACCTCTAAAATAGGATAATCTTTCCCCTCGGGTTTTAGGCCGTTGGCTGCTTGTTCGAGCTCTTGATAAGCCTTAATAAACGTATTTTCATCCGACAACGCCATCATTTACTCCTTAAATTCTTGAAATCTCATCATAATTAGCTTATCCTGTGAGGGACCGCCATACCTATGAGACTATTATCGACTATTTTCTTAATCTTTTTCACTCTTTTTTTCTCTTTATTTGTAGAGGCCCGTTTTCTCATTCGCCCTTCTGATCAAGCCGTATTTCATAATAACCGAGGGGTTACTTACTTAAATCAGGGTGATATTGAAAACGCCCTCTTCGAATTTAAGATGGCGGTTCAATTAGCACCCGAATATGCAGAAGGCTACAACAACTTAGGCCTAACGTACAAATTTAAAGAACAATACGACCTCGCCATTGACGCGTTGCGTAAGGCGATTCAATACAATAAAGATTATGCGGCGGCTTACACCCACCTAGGTACCATCTACTATACACTCGGGAAATATGACGACGCAATCTCACAATTTCATCGGGCCATCAAGGCCAATAAAAAGTATGGCGATGCCTACTATAACTTGGGTTTAACCTACAAAACTCTTGCCATCAAAAATCGTCGTAACACAACCTATACCGATGCCCTTAATGCCTTCCGTAATGCCCTGGCCGCCTCCCCCAATCACTACTTAGCCAACATTGAAATGGGAAACATCTATCGTCAACTCGACAAAAACGAAGAAGCCATTATGCATTACAAAGCAGCCTTAGAGGTGCAACCCTCTTCGCCCGAGGGTTGGAAAAATCTTGGGGTATTGTATTTACAAAAGGGCGATGTTTCTAAGGCTCAATTTGCTTTTAACAAGGCCTTAGAGGCAGACCCTGATTCTGCCGAGGCCCACGCAGGGCTTGCCACCTATTATTTAAAAACCAACAATTTAACCTTGGCACGTCAAGAGTTGGATATTGCCCAGCGGCTCGACCCCAACCACGAGCTGGTGCGCTTTGATAAGGCCTATTTAGATTTACTCACCGGTAATTATTCCCAGGCCGTCCAAGGCTTTGAAGGAGTGGTGAGTAAAAACCCTATTTATGTAGATGCCCTTTACAACCTTGCCTATGCCCATGGGCAATTGGGGCACTACCCCCAAGCTGTGCAATATTACGAAAAGACCTTGCAACTTAAACCAGGGTTTGCCCCTGCCCTGCTCAACTTAGGTATGCTTAAACTACAGCATGGCGACAAGAAATCGGGCCTTTCGTTACTTTGTCAATTTCTAAAAAAAGTTCCCCCTGAGTTGGCGCACACAGAAAATACGGTGCGCAACACTATCACTCAAAACAATGGGAAATGTAATTAACGTGCCCAAACTGACCGTTAAAAATTTAAAAACCGACGAAGAACAGAGTCTCAACCTCCCGCAAGATGTGATCACACTGGGCCGGGTGAACACCTGCGATATTGAACTGCCCAACAAGGCCATCTCACGCCGCCATGCCGAATTGGTGCGCGAAGGCGATGAATTTTATTTAGTCGACCTCAAAAGCGGCAATGGCACTCTTTTAGGCGGTAAAAAAATCAAACCTAAAGAAAAACATTTGTTGCGCAACAATGATCTTATTCAAATTGAAGATTATCAAATCACCTTTCACTATCTCGATGAAAATTTGGATGCACCCGTCGAAGAAGACACCGACACCGACATTATCGAAATTAAAATGATCAAAAAAGTTTTAAAGGCCTTAGAAAATGAAAGTGCGCCCAGTTTAGAGGTGCTTAATGGCGTAAGCATTGGCAAAAAAATTCTCTTTCAAGATGAACAAGAAGAAATTGTGATTGGCCGCGAAAAAGAATGCGAATTGTTTATCGATGATGGCACGGTGAGTCGTCAACACGCCAAACTGGTAAAAAAATGGGGCGGCATTGTTTTAACCGACTTGGGTTCAAAAAATGGCACTTATGTTAACCACGAAAAAATTAGTGAAAAGGTATTGCGCGACGGCGACAAGGTCATGTTTGGCACCATAAAGTGTCTTTATCGCAACCCTGGCGATGTTAATATTGATGCTATTAGCAAAGAAATTTCCCGCAAAAAACGCGAGGCCGCTTTAAAAGAAGCTGAGATGCTCGCCGAAAAAAAGGCGGAGGAAGAACGCCACCTCAAAGAGGCCCAAGACAAAGAACTCAAAGAAAAAGAAGAAGCCGTCAAACAAACTGAAGTTCCGCCACCCGTGCAAACTCCACCCACCGAAACTCCACCGGCCATTACCAACGATCAAGAAAAACCTAAATTATCCAATTTTGAAAAAGCCCTTATTGCCGTTGCAGTCCTCATCGGCACCTTCGGCGCCCTCTTGCTGTTGTATTTGGTGTTTTAGTTCTCAAAATGATAAATATTATCAAATTGATTCTCTTTTTATTCTATTTGGCAATGAAATATTCTACAAAATAACCTATAATTTATAATAATTTCAAATAGTTAAATGAGCATTTCAAAATAAATTGCTTCTGGCACTTAAGTTGCTTGTTTCAATATTTGTGTCTCTTGCATTTAAAGTTGTTTTGCCACTCGTAATCCTTTTGTGGAATGGGGTGGTTTTTGCCCAAATTGCCCCACCTCCTCCCGGGGTTCCACCCTCTGGTTCTCCACCTCAGATCGCAGGCCCTTCACCCATTACCAAAGGCAAAGCTCCAACAAATGTTTCTCCCATGACCTCTAAAGAAACTCTGCCCAAGATTGGCTGGGTGAGTTTTCAAGAACCATCCGAATTTCTTATTCACATCGATTTTTCAAAAAAATTTGCGCCTGCCCCCAAGTCTATCTTGAACTCAAGACAGAAAAAGAAATCTTTGACCCCACCAAAATTTAACGCCTCCCGGCTCGAAATCAAATTTCGACAGCATGGTTTTAGGGCATGGAATGAAAAGGAATTACCACTCCCCGCTACTATTCGATCACATCCCCAGTTTCTCGAACTCAAACCTAAACTTGGTAAAATTTTTCTATTTAGAACCATCGACAACACTGCCTATGGGATCATCTATCTTACCCGTAATCAAAGAGATGTAAAATGCATCACCCTTTCCCCTATAGAGATCATCGTCGAAAAAAATAAATTCAAAGTCTCGGCTCCGGTTCCTCAGTCTAGCATTTGTGAGATGACAGAAGATATCATGACTCAATCCAAAACCATGAGGAAGCCATGAGGACTATTTTATCTCTCATGCTCCTTTGTTTTGTAATGGCATGCTTCGGTTGCGAGGACAGAAGGAATATAGAAGAGCAAGAACGAAGGATAGGGATTAGTGGAAATGAGGATGATTTGCTTTGCCCAAATGCTCCGAACAGCATGGAAGACCTCCGCCCCCAATATTATGATTCAACTCCCTACCGTTGGTTGGCCTTTAAGTTGGGGCGTATTGATGTAGATTTTGTCCCTATTCCCCAAGATCCTCATGCCTACCCTTCCTTTTTATGTGGATGTGATGAAGGGAATAACCACAAGTTGCTTATGTATCCGGAAAATAAAATTGCCATCAAAGAAAAGTTTTATGAATGTAGAGACATGGACGCACGTTGTGATGAAGAACCGGAAGAAGGAATTGAGACGGGCTATATTTCGACGTCTTATGAAAACACAGGAGATCTTCATCTGGCCATTGATTACAATCAGCCCCACGTTGTGGATACAATACTCAATGGTCAATGTAGCTCAGGAGCGGCACCTGGCACTTGTGAAGTGCGTGAGGGTTGTGCTGCCCCACTTGAACCTTCTCCCCCATGGTTAGCAACACAATTTGCAGACTCCAATCAAGATGGATTAATTACTACTAACTTTGGTGGTTTGTGTCGTGCTCGTGTGGTCAAAACCGTCGAAATCTACGAGGGATACGAAGAATATGGCCTCTCGGCAGAAGACCTCCAACGTAGGATGGCCGATTGCTTGTCACAGGAAATAATCTACCAAGCGGGACTTGATTTGGGCAATCTTGAACACCCTGAACTTGCGATCAACCCAGGGGATCCTTGGCCAGAAGTGACTGAATGTGCCAAGCAGGTGATTCGAAATGTTTTGGCACAATGGACACAAGCAGATTCTGATGGAGATCGAGTTTGCAATAACGTTGATTTCTGTGACCAAACTCCTGATTTTGACGATTACCGTAATTACGATGATTTAGAAGCAAGTGATGGGGATAGAGATTTTGTAGGGCCGGCCTGTGATAATTGCCTTGAAGAATTTAATCCTAATCAAGAAGATAGCGACCATGACAATATCGGAGATGTTTGTGATTTGTGCCCTGGTTTAAGCCCCATCAATGACGCTTTGCATGTCTTCCTTGATTCTCAACAGTTTGCAAATACCCAAACTACTGACCGCGATGGAGATAACATTGGGGATGCTTGTGATTTATTTCCCGCTGACCAACATAACGATTGCGATGGGGATGGATTGCCAGCTGTAGCCGTTTCGGGAGGGGGAGAAATCCCAGATCGTTTTCCTTTTGATTATGACAACGATACAGATGGCGATGAAATTCAGGATTGTACGGCTGGAACCAGGTGCTTTACTGAACATATTATCCAAAATCCTTCTCACACTTGTGACAGCTGCCCCAATGCCTCCAATAGCGGACAGGACAATGATCACGATGGTATCGACAATGCCTGTGACCCGGACCTAGACGGCGATGGGATTAATGACAAGCCGCCCTACAACCGCCCCGACGGTCGCCGCGACAATTGCCCCGAAGTTTCCAATCGAAACCAGCGGGATACTGACAGCGATGGCGAAGGGGATGCCTGTGACGACCGAGATTATGATACAGTCGTCGATATTTCGGACAACTGCCCTGACCACCCTAACCGTTTTCAGAATGATCAAGATGGAGATGATCAAGGGGATGTGTGTGACTCATGCCCCCGAACTCACGCCTCGAACGATCGAGATAATGATTGTATAGCCAACAACCAAGACCATTGCCCTAATCATCCAGATGAAACTAACTCTGATGCCGATGAGGATGGAAAGGGGGATGTGTGTGACAATTGCCCTGATAATAATAACCCCAATCAAGAAGACAATAATCACGACGGAATAGGCGATGCTTGCCAGGCCTTGTTGGCACCACCGCTAACGGTGTCTTTTGCCCAGGAACCTCGCTATATTTCCCAAAATCAGCTCAATGGAAATGGCACGATAGAGGTGGGTCGTGTTTTGATTTCAGGAGCAACTCCTGGCCAACGCATGCGCTTGAATTTTGCCATCCATTCTAATGGAAGACGAATCTACGAAGGGGTTGTACCCGCGGTGTTTGGAGGAAATGTTTCTATTCCTTGGCGTGGGTTGGTTAATGAATCGCCAGCTCCCGCCGGGGCCTATCAAGTGGTTTCAACCCTAACCGTGTTAAATCAAGCAGGCGATGACAAAGAACTTGCTCCGATTAGCCATGATTTTACGGTTTTTAAAATTACCTTTACTCAACCACAAAACGCTGCAGGTTCACCTCTCAACGCGCTTTCTATGTATGTCAATAATGATAATGATGACCTTGCTCAGGGCGACCATCAACCCGACTGGATGCAAGAAGGGCGTGCATTGAATGACAATGATCTGGCTGAATTAAGAGTATCTGTCGAACCTAATATTCCAAATGCTTCGGTTAGCCTTGAAGCTGTTAATTATAGGCAAAATCCTAATCCCCCCCATGTTAATTTTAAAGCATGGAAATTTTCCGGAGGCGGGGTTTTAGAAGAAATACCCTTTGGTCTTAACCGTAACTATTCTTTGCCTATGCCTGTTCATCTCGAGGGGATCCAGGCCATTACCTCCCCCCAACAAGCCCAATCGCCTATTAAACTAATAGCGACTCTCTGTTTGCGCACGCCTGCAGGCGGATGCACGCCTCTCGCTTCAGCTCATCAGGAATTATCCATAAACTTGATTCAAGTTGATGTGGTAAAAGATAGAGACAATAATACACCAACGGTTTGTGATCCTGATTATCGCAATGGACCCATTGAAAGGATTGATGAGACTAACCCACCCGTAGATTTTCTTCATATTGCACTTTGGAGTTCGGCCTATGATGAAGAGAATAATGTATACAACTCGCTCATCTTTAACCCAACCTGTGATTTTATCACACGAGATCCAGATCGATTTTATCTTCGGGTCATTAATCCCCGGGCCAATTTAAATGAACAAGTCAACATAATCAGTTTCGCGCGAAATGTGGCCAAGATTGGAACTGTTCACGATTCAGATGGATCTATTTTTGATAATCTTACACCATTAACTCTGGTGGAAACAGGCCCCAACACCGGGATTTTCCTCTCCAAGCCCCAAATGCTCACTACCTATGATCTTGATTATTTGATCCACGACAGGGATTTTAGTCCATACGTCATGTGGGAGGAGGACCTACAATTATGCGCCACCACTTACCGATGTAACGATGACAATTTTAAAGCCCACGATGCTTTTGCAAATCGTGTTGTTGACGACGCTCCAAACGATAGAACCCACCAAGCTTCAATTGAGGATTCCTTGCAGTTCGTTTATCAACAAGATAGCCCTCCGCTTCCGCCTTTGGCCCTCACGGTTCCTGTTTGCCAGCGTACCCCCTCTGACGAACGGCGAGAACTTCATATGAGAGTCTTTGTCTTTAATGAACCTTTTATCGATAGTGGCATTATAACACGAAGCCCCAATGGGCAATCCGTACGCATAGGTGAAGGCGATGGCCAATTTACTTTTGTAGACCGCGACAATAGCAGGCATTGCAATTGCCCCGATGACATTATCGTCAATGGAATCTGCGACGTAGAAGAAGAGGAATGCGAGCCCTTTGAAAATGTCTATAATGACCTTCCCATTGGTCAAGGTGGCTTTGTTCAACCCGATCCTATTACCCTTCAAAGAGAAGGAATTCGCGGTCCCATTCTGCCAGAGGTTTATGTGCATGAAATGGTTCGTCGCGCCGACCGATTGTGGCAGCAAGCCTGTATTAGTGTTTTTATGGATGAACTCTATTTTATTGATGCACCGAAAATAGACGGCGTTGATTTCTTTGCCTATCGTCAATTGCTCGAACTTCAAGACGTTAATCGGCTCTTGGAGCACTTCTCAGATGGCTCCACAAACATCTTGGATCTTTTTATCTTCCCTCGACGTGGCAACGGTTTTTCTGGTAGGGCGCATTTTGCCAGTGGTTTTGCCACCCATGGGCGGATCCCTGGGCGTTCCAGTGAATTCAGCACGATACTTGTTGGGGTTACAGAATTCAATGGGGGAGTCCTCGCCCATGAAATTGGGCATGTCTTAGAAAACTATCTTCATGTGGCACTGGTGGACCAGTGTGATCCAGGAACCATCGGCTGCCCACAGAGTAACGACTCCTACTTTTATCCTAAAGGATTTGCAAGGGACAGTCGATATGTCAATGATGCTAGACGGCTTCCCCCTTCGGTGGTGGAAAGAGCACGCAAGAGACGCCACGAACACAACCTCATGGAACATGGCAACCGTTTACTATGTCTCTATGACCCCAACCGACGCAACAATCGTCAGTGTCTTCCCCCGCCCGAAGAACCTTAGATTATTTATTAGTAGGAACAGTAGCACAAAGTGCCGCGCTAATTGTTAAAGGATCGGCCCCCCCTTTTACTAAGTTCACAATCTTTTGGGGTGAACATCCCCCTTCAATCAGAGAGGCTATTACTTCAATAGGATTCTGATTGGAAGTTATGCGGGAAATAAGTTTTTCGATAACTAAAGATTTAAAATCACCCCACACGGCTAAGGCTAGACTATGAGCGTGTTCTCTCTCTGTTTGACCAAGCCATTGATTATTCCCATCATCAGCCACTTGCACTGCCCATCCGCTGATCACCTCGTTCAATTTTTTAAGCCCCCGCTCGACAGCAGATCGGCATTTTTCAGGGTTCGAAAGTTGTTTGCAAGATAGAGGCTGACTAGCATCGTCCAATACTAATTCATTATAACGACTCAACTCTCCAAGCACTCTTCGTTTTTCGCTCGCAGCCGAGACTTCAGTTGGTCCAGACATAAAAGTAAGAACATTATCGGAAGAAAACCCAATCGGTTGCTATATCTGATAATAGTTGGGTAAAGTCTTGCCGAAGCCGGAAGAGGCTACCCGAAACCACAATGCTTAAGGTTGAGGGAGCCTTAAGCCGGATTCGGCAAGACGTGACTCGATTTGCAGATGAAATGGAAGATTGCCACGCTCGCAAACGGTGCTCGCTCGCAATGACATCTCACTTATTATGCAGTCAATTGCGGCAACGCTACCCGCGCGATGGGTTGAATACGCAAGTTTTCGGAGAGCTCTTGGTAAGATAAGACGCTCAATTGTGGAAATTCTAGTTCGATGATTTTACGAAAATAGCGGCGCACTTCGGCAGTGGTTAGAATCACTGGCGGTTTGGCACCCGGCGGGAAGGGGTGACTGGCGATTTCTTTGCCCACGGCCTCTACAATTTCTTGCGTGGTTTCGGGCTCTAAGGCCAAGTAGTTACCCTTTTCGGTGGTACGAATGGAATTGCGCACCAGCTCTTCAATGCCAGGGTCTAATAGATAAACAGCTAGGGTGTTCACGTGGCCTGCATACTTGTGAGTGATGTAACGTTTGAGCCCCGAACGAATGTGCTCGGTTAGCACCAAGGTATTGCGCTCTACCTCGGCCCATTGGGCAAGGGTTGAAAAAATCGTTTTGAGATCACGAATCGCAACTTCTTCTTGGATCAAACGTTGAAAAATTTCGGAGAGCTGAAGCACTGTAATCACCTTCGGTACTAATTCTTTGATTAAGGCAGGGTGAGTTTTTTCTAATTCGGTCAGAACATTTTGAATTTCTTGGAGCCCTAAAAATTCTGAAGCGTGTTTACGCAACACATAAGACAAATGCAAAATGAGATACTCCGCAATATCCCACATTCTAAAGCCCGCCTGCACCGCCACTTCTTTGTGTTCTTGGGCAATCCAAGTCACGATCGACCCATCGATGGGATGAATCGTTTCGATGCCTTCAATATTAAAAAGCGATAATTGCTCTAAAGGTTCCCCCACCAAGATATGCCCACGGTACACCCGGCCCTTAGCCACCGGCACTTCGTTAATATTAATCACATAACTCTCGGCCTCCATGTCGACGGTCTGCCCACGCACTTGAATACCGGGAAAATTAACGCCCAATTCATAATAGAGCCCATGGCGTAGCAAGGGAATTAACTCGTTGATGAATCGCCCACCATCTTGGCTATCATCGACAAAGGGGATAAGCGCCTCACCCACTTCTAAAGAAATGGGCGCGGGCATGACAAAGGGCAACACATCGCCGTGTTTCTCTACTGCTCTCTTCACCACCTCTTCTTTGGGCATATCTCTAACTTCTTCGTTAGAAACTTTTTCTTTGCGCATCATGAAATAAGCCCCGCCCGCCAGCAGGCCCCCTAATAAAATAAAAGGAAATTTAGGCAAGCCAGGCACCGCCGCAAACAGCAGCAACATGATTCCCGCTACCAACATGGCCTTAGGGTATTTAATAATCTGACCAAAAACATCTTTGCCAAGACCCGTGTCTTTACTTTCACTAGACACTCGGGTCACCACGATACCCGCTGAGACCGAAATGACCAGGGCTGGAATCTGTGCAACCAAACCGTCACCAATACTAAGCAAGGTATAAGTCTTGATGGCTTGGAGCATGGTATCACCCCTCATCATCACCCCAATGATGAACCCACCAATGATGTTGATAATGGCAATGATAATACCCGCAATGGCATCCCCTTTGACAAACTTCATGGCACCATCCATGGCTCCGTACATCTGCGCTTCCCGTTGCAGAATGGAGCGGCGCTCTTGGGCTTGTTCCATGGTGATAGTACCGGCCCGCAAATCAGCATCGATACTCATTTGCTTGCCGGGCATGGCATCCAAGGTAAATCGCGCCCCAACTTCTGAAACCCGTTCCGCACCTTTGGCAATAACAATAAAATTAACCAGCGTGATGATGATAAAAATAATCCCGCCCACCACATAGTTTCCACCCACCACAAAGTTACCAAAGGCAAAAATAACTTCGCCCGCATTGCCTTGCGAAAGAATCAAGCGCGTTGAAGAAATATTCAACGACAAACGGTACAAGGTAGAGATCAACAAAATAGTAGGAAAAGAAGCAATGCGCAGGGCATCGTCGATATAAAGAGAAATTAAGAGAATCAGCACACTGCCTGAAATGTTGATGGTTAAAAAGATATCGAGTAACCAGGTGGGTAGTGGGATCAAGATAATCGCCACCACGGTCACCACGATAACCGCAAGGACGGCATCGGAGAACTTGGTTAGAAAATCATTCAGCTTTATGGCGGGTAGCCCCATATTTTAATTAATTTCTAGAAACCGATTAAAAAGCTTCAGATGCAAGGCAGGCCGAGGAGACTGGCCGAGTCGTACTAGCAAGTACGTCGCAGGCCATGTCGACGAGGACAACGCAGCAGATGAACTTTTTAATCGGTTTCTTCATGTCCGGTACTCTGAGTTTAATTTTACATAATCCACGGTTAGATCACTAGTTAAAACACTAGCCTCACCTTGGGCTATATGGAGGTCGATTTTTACCTGATATTCTTTAGATTTCATGATCTTATGGGCTTTAAGCTCAAGGCTTTCCTTATTAAGTTGGCCCTTTTTAACCAGGCAGACCGATCCTATAGAGATATCGACTTTTTGGGGGTGCATAGTTTCGCCGCTATAACCCACGGCAGCTAAAATTCTTCCCCAATTGGGATCTTCGCCAAAAAAGGCGGTTTTGACTAAAAATGACCGCGCCACCGAATAGGCAATATTTTTTGCCGCCTGGTGTGTCGCCGCCCCTTGCACGACAATTTTTACAACCTTGGTGGCCCCTTCTCCATCAGCCACCATGAGTTTGGCCAATCCATGGCACACTTCATGTAAGGACTGTTTGACTATCTTTTGTTGCGAAACCCCTAAGGCAGTTGAATTCCCGGCCTTACCATTGGCAATCCAAAGGGCGGTGTCGTTGGTAGAACAATCTCCATCCACACTGATCGAATTAAACGTCGCCCCCACCACCTCACGAAAGACCTTTCGCATCCAAGGCAAATTCAAATTAAGGTCGGTTAAGATAAAAGCAAGCATGGTGGCCATATGAGGCTCAATCATGCCTGCCCCTTTGGCCACGCCTAATAAAGTGAAAGGAGTTTTCCCTAACTTTGCTTTGACCTGAGCTATTTTGGGAAATCGATCGGTGGTCATAATGGCTTGGCTAAAAGTTGGCAACTCATGGGGCGAAAGCACACGCACGGCTTGCTCCACCCCGTGTTTTACTTTTGATAAAGGTAGGGGCACCCCGATTTTTCCGGTTGAGCACACATAAATAGAATTAACTGGAACCAAGAGATGTTTTGCTAAAGATGCTGCGGTGGCTTGGGTGGCC of the Deltaproteobacteria bacterium genome contains:
- the sctV gene encoding type III secretion system export apparatus subunit SctV, which encodes MGLPAIKLNDFLTKFSDAVLAVIVVTVVAIILIPLPTWLLDIFLTINISGSVLILLISLYIDDALRIASFPTILLISTLYRLSLNISSTRLILSQGNAGEVIFAFGNFVVGGNYVVGGIIFIIITLVNFIVIAKGAERVSEVGARFTLDAMPGKQMSIDADLRAGTITMEQAQERRSILQREAQMYGAMDGAMKFVKGDAIAGIIIAIINIIGGFIIGVMMRGDTMLQAIKTYTLLSIGDGLVAQIPALVISVSAGIVVTRVSSESKDTGLGKDVFGQIIKYPKAMLVAGIMLLLFAAVPGLPKFPFILLGGLLAGGAYFMMRKEKVSNEEVRDMPKEEVVKRAVEKHGDVLPFVMPAPISLEVGEALIPFVDDSQDGGRFINELIPLLRHGLYYELGVNFPGIQVRGQTVDMEAESYVININEVPVAKGRVYRGHILVGEPLEQLSLFNIEGIETIHPIDGSIVTWIAQEHKEVAVQAGFRMWDIAEYLILHLSYVLRKHASEFLGLQEIQNVLTELEKTHPALIKELVPKVITVLQLSEIFQRLIQEEVAIRDLKTIFSTLAQWAEVERNTLVLTEHIRSGLKRYITHKYAGHVNTLAVYLLDPGIEELVRNSIRTTEKGNYLALEPETTQEIVEAVGKEIASHPFPPGAKPPVILTTAEVRRYFRKIIELEFPQLSVLSYQELSENLRIQPIARVALPQLTA
- the argJ gene encoding bifunctional glutamate N-acetyltransferase/amino-acid acetyltransferase ArgJ, giving the protein MKVPGFQFAGVACGLKVKARAKDLGLVVSEVPARVVGMFTTNQVKAAPVLFCERQIKQGHFRALVVNSGNANACTGTSGDQATQATAASLAKHLLVPVNSIYVCSTGKIGVPLPLSKVKHGVEQAVRVLSPHELPTFSQAIMTTDRFPKIAQVKAKLGKTPFTLLGVAKGAGMIEPHMATMLAFILTDLNLNLPWMRKVFREVVGATFNSISVDGDCSTNDTALWIANGKAGNSTALGVSQQKIVKQSLHEVCHGLAKLMVADGEGATKVVKIVVQGAATHQAAKNIAYSVARSFLVKTAFFGEDPNWGRILAAVGYSGETMHPQKVDISIGSVCLVKKGQLNKESLELKAHKIMKSKEYQVKIDLHIAQGEASVLTSDLTVDYVKLNSEYRT